The nucleotide window TTTCCTGCCGCCGTCAGGCTCACGCTGCGGTTAGTACGTGCAAGCAGACGAGCCCCCACCTGCTGCTCCAGGATCTGAATTTGCTGGCTCAGCGGTGGCTGAGAGATGTTCAACCGCGCGGCAGCACGGCCAAAATGCAGCTCTTCCGCTACAGCGACAAAATAGCGCAGATGACGCAGTTCAATATTCATATCTTTAAAGTATCATTTGAGATTATTAATATATTAGACAGAATATTTACAATTTCCTACTCTGATCATGTGGTCATACCCGTCACCAGAAATCACGGGGATGTTTAAGCAAGGAACATGTGTGAGTCGTACAACTACCATTGATATCGCTCCGGCAAGCGATGTTGATGATTTACCCGCAGCATCACAGCCGGTGCAGTTCATCAAACGTGGTACTCCCCAATTTATGCGCGTCACGCTGGCGCTTTTCTCTGCAGGACTGGCAACCTTCGCCCTGCTTTATTGCGTTCAGCCCATCCTTCCCGTTTTGTCTCATGAGTTTGGCGTGTCGCCTGCCAGCAGCAGTGTCTCGCTGTCGATCTCAACCGGGATGTTGGCTATTGGCCTGCTTTTTACCGGACCACTTTCCGACGCCATTGGCCGCAAACCGGTGATGGTCACCGCGTTGATGCTGGCGTCCGTCTGTACCCTGCTTTCCACCATGATGACCAGCTGGCACGGTATTCTGATGATGCGCGCGCTGATTGGGTTATCGCTGAGCGGTGTGGCGGCGGTCGGGATGACGTATCTCAGCGAGGAGATCCACCCCAGCTTTGTCGCATTCTCAATGGGACTGTATATCAGCGGAAACTCTATCGGTGGGATGAGTGGCCGCCTGCTGAGCGGGGTGTTTACGGATTTATTTAGCTGGCGCATTGCGCTGGCCGTGATCGGCTGTTTTGCCCTCGCATCTGCACTGATGTTCTGGAAAATTCTACCCGAGTCACGCCACTTCCGCCCGACGTCCCTGCGCCCAAAAACGCTGTTTATCAACTTCCGCCTGCACTGGCGTGATAAAGGGTTGCCACGGTTGTTCCTGACCGGTTTCCTGCTGATGGGGTCATTCGTCACGCTGTTTAACTACATTGGTTACCGCCTGATGCTCTCTCCCTGGCACCTGAGCCAGGCAGTCGTGGGTCTGCTCTCCGTCGCTTATCTCACGGGAACCTGGAGTTCACCGAAAGCGGGTGCGATGACCGCACGTTTTGGCCGCGGCCCGGTGATGCTGGTGTCAACGGCGGTGATGCTGCTCGGCCTGCTGATGACGCTCTTCTCATCCCTGTGGCTGATTTTTGCCGGGATGCTGCTCTTCTCCGCCGGTTTTTTCGCCTCTCACTCCGTGGCAAGCAGCTGGATAGGCCCACGTGCGCGGCGCGCCAAAGGTCAGGCGTCGTCCCTGTATCTTTTTAGCTACTATCTCGGCTCCAGTATCGCCGGGACGCTTGGCGGCGTGTTCTGGCATAACTACGGCTGGAACGGCGTGGGCGGGTTTATTGCGCTGATGCTGTGTGCGGCGTTGCTGGTAGGTGCCAGTCTGCATAAACGTCTGCATTAACATTCAACCGTCTTCGTGTTTAAATCGAGCCGATGCTATTTTTTGTCATCGGCTGATTCAGACACGAGGACTTCATGAAAAACAACAACTACCAACAACTCACCCGCACCTACCAGCGTCTCTCCCGCTTCTCGCACCTCTCCTCCATCGCCAGCTGGGATATGTTCACCATGATGCCGCCAGGCGGCAGTGCCGCGCGTAGCGAAGCGCTGGCCGAAATGAGCGTATTGCAACATCAAATCCTGACCGACAAAAAAATGGGCGAATGGCTGGCTGCTGCCGCGAGCGAAGATCTGAATGACATTGAGCAGGCCAATCTGCGCGAAATGACGCGCCATTATCAGCAAGCCACGCTGCTGCCTGAATCACTGGTGGAAGCCAAATCGCTGGCGGGCAGCAAGTGTGAACACGCCTGGCGTACCCAGCGCCCGGCGAATGACTGGCACGGGTTTTCCGCAAACCTGAAAGAGGTGGTCAAACTCAGCCGCGAAGAGGCTCGCCTGCGTGCTGAGGCCAAAAGCTGTTCACCTTACGACGCGCTGCTGGATATTTTTGAACCGGACATGACCAGCGCTCGCCTGGACGTACTGTTTGGCGACATGAAATCCTGGCTGCCGGATCTGCTGGCTAACGCGGTGGAAAAACAGTCTCAGCAATCGTTCGTTCCGCCACAAGGCCCCTTCCCGACCGCCACGCAGCGTGAACTGGGGCTGGAAGCGATGAAAATGCTCGGTTTCGATTTTAACGGCGGTCGCCTGGACGTCAGCGCGCATCCGTTCTGCGGCGGCGTACCGGAAGATGTGCGAATTACCACACGCTATGACGAGGAGGAGCTGCTTAGCGCCCTCTTTGGCGTGGTTCACGAAACCGGACACGCCCGTTATGAACAAAACCTGCCGCGTGCATGGGCTGGCCAACCTGTTGCGCTGGCACGCTCAACGGCAATCCACGAATCCCAGAGCCTGTTCTTTGAGATGCAGCTCGGGCGCAGCAATGCCTTCCTGAAACATCTGCTCCCTGCCGTCCAGGCCCGCTTTGGCAGCCAGGCCGCATTCAGCGAAGAAAACTTTATCGCCTGGAACCAGCGGGTAAAGCCGGGTTATATTCGCGTCGATGCAGACGAAGTGAGCTATCCGGCGCATGTGGTGCTGCGCTACGAGATTGAACGGGCGCTGATTAACGGTGACATCGAGGTCGACGATATCCCGGCGCTGTGGGACGAGAAAATGCAGGCCTGGCTCGGGTTATCCACCAAAGACAACTACCGCAACGGTTGTATGCAGGATATCCACTGGACTGACGGTGGTTTTGGTTACTTCCCATCGTATACCCTGGGTGCAATGTACGCCGCCCAGTTGTTCCATGCCGCGAAAACGGCGCTGCCGGATCTGCAGGCATCCATTGCTGATGGCGATTTTTCGGCCCTGTTCGACTGGCTGCGCCAGAACATCTGGCAGCACGGCAGCCGCTTTACCACCTCACAGCTGATTACCCTGGCGACAGGTGAAGATCTGAACATCCGTTATTTCCGTGAACACCTGACCTCGCGCTATCTGTAATTCACCTGCCGGAGCATGCTCCGGCAGCGTCTTCTCCCGCTACGCAATAAGAATATGATTTTGTGCATATCATTACACTCTCGCCTGATGTATTAACTCTTTTCCTGGTCACACAATAAAACTGTTATCAGGCCAGGGTTAAAAAATAAATAAAGGGATGAATGATGAAAGGCATAATCAAAACGATAGCGTTAGCCATGCTGTGTACGGCGAGTGTGAGTACCTTAGCCGCCACGGATAACACACCAAAAGAAGCGTACGACGACATTACCCACTCTCTGGCCGACCTCCAGCCCATCACGTTTCAGGCTCCCACGGAAAAGTACAAACTGCTGGTGTTTATTGATAACCAGTGCATCTACTGCAGTAATGTGGTGAAAAACGTTAAGCAGTATACGGACGCCGGTTTGACGATGTCATTTCTGACCGTTGCGCCCGATTCCATTCGCGATTCCGTGATTGAAGATATGGGACGCGTCTGGTGTTCCACCGATAAGGTGAAAAGCCTGCAAAAAGCGATGGCGGGTTTTTTACCGGATAACGACACGACCCCAGCCTGTTCTGACCTGGTTACGCGCCAGTCCGCGCTGGCAGAAAGGATGGGCATCCGCGTCACACCATTCATGGTGGTGATCGAGCCCGAGCCGCGTTCGATTGTCGGCAGTCAGCCGCCGGCAGCTATCCTGGCCACACTGAAGAAATAGCCCTGACGTGTACGAACAGGCTGGTGTAGCCTCGTTCGTACATACCGTTCCTGCCCGTTGTACATTACGTTACACGCCGATACCAATCACTCACGGAAACCTCGGTTTTACAGGGATATAGTTCTTTCAACGGCCCCGCAGTGGGGTTAAATGAAAAAACAAATTCGAGGGTATGAGAATGAACAAAGTATTAGCTCTGGTTGTTGCCGCTGCTATGGGTCTGTCTTCTGCTGCGTTTGCTGCTGAAACTACTGCAACCGCAACACCTGCTGCAGCGCCTGCTGCAACTGCAACTGCAACCACCGCTGCTCCAGCGAAAACAGTTCACCATAAGAAACACCACAAAACCGCTACAAAACACAAAGCAACTGCAACAAAAGAAGCAGCAGCTCCAGCAGCCGCAGCACCAACCGAGCAAAAAGCTCAGGCTGCTAAAAAGCACCACAAAAAAGCAGCAAAACCCGCTGTAGAGCAAAAAGCTCAGGCTGCTAAAAAGCACCACAAAAAAGCAGCAAAACCTGCTGTAGAACAGAAAGCTCAGGCTGCTAAAAAGCACCACAAAAAAGCAGCAAAACCTGCTGTAGAACAGAAAGCTCAGGCTGCTAAAAAGCATCACAAAAAAGCAGTAAAACACGAAGCTGCTAAACCAGCTGCACAGCCAGCTGCGTAAGAGTACAAGCTTAACCGTGCCCTTCGGGGCACGTTGGTAAACCGGCGCTGAACCGGAAAGGTACAGCGCCGTTTTTTTATCCGGAGGGCGTATGCTGCGGCGCTATCGGTTTGAGCTCATTCTTATTCTGCTTATTTTATGCGCGCTCATCGCAAGCCATTTTTATCTTTCCTGATTGTAGCACGCTGATTTTACTCCCACTTTAACGCTGTCCCGTCTATAGTATTTCCATAGGGTTCACTTTTAATAATCATAATTACCCCCACCAGAGTGTGATATGCGTAAATCTGTTGTGTTGTTACTGGGAACGTTTGGTCTTTTTTCTGGGCTCTTGCATGCGGATGATGGCGGTGATGACACCATTAGCGCCAAAGAACTAAAGACGCTGTTTTTTGGTCATGATGACCGCACGCGTGTCGCTAATCCTGCCCAGGCTCCCTGGGATGCCATCGGGCAACTGGAAACCGCCAGCGGTAACTTATGTACCGCGACCCTGATTACCCCTCAACTTGCACTGACGGCGGGCCACTGCCTGTTGACACCGCCGAACGGTAAGCCGGATAAAGCCGTTGCCTTGCGTTTTGTGTCGCAAAAAGGCACCTGGCGCTATGAAATCCACGGTATTGAAGGCCGGGTTGATCCTTCCCTCGGCAAACGCCTGAAACCTGATGGCGATGGCTGGATAGTGCCCCCCGCTGCAGCCTCCTGGGATTTTGGCCTGGTCGTCTTGCGCTACCCGCCGTCTGGCATTACACCGCTACCGTTATTCGACGGGGATAAAGCTGCGCTGACTGCCGCGCTGAAAGCCGCCGACCGTAAGGTGACGCAGTCAGGCTACCCTGTCGATCATCTGGATGCGCTTTACACCCACACGGACTGTATTGTGACGGGCTGGGCGCAAAATAGCGTGCTCTCACATCAGTGCGATACGTTACCGGGTGATAGCGGCTCACCGTTGATGTTAAAAACGGAGAATGGCTGGCAGCTGATTGGGGTGCAAAGCTCCGCCCCGGCCGCCAAAGACAGATATCGGGCCGATAACCGGGCCTTGTCGGTGACCGGTTTTCGCGACAAGCTGGATGCACTGGCACAACAATAGGTTAGCACTGTCTTACCTGGCGTAATGCCATAATCGCCTCAATTGGCATCGGCTGGCTGAACCAGAACCCCTGCAACTGATCGCAACCAGCCAGCCGCAGCAGTTTCATCTGTTTCTCGTTTTCCACCCCTTCGGCGACCACCGCCATCCCCAGGGCATTGGCGATCCGTACCGTTCCACTCACCAGAGCCGCCGCCTGCTCGTCGTTATCCACCAGCCCGGCCAGCGATTTATCTATCTTGATGGTGTCAAAATTAAAACGCCGCAGGTAGCCAATGCTCGAATAGCCCGTACCAAAATCATCCAGCGCCACCGCCGTTCCCAGCGCTCTCAGGTTGGTTATCGCCGTGCGGGCACGCTCCGGATTTTCCAGAACATAGGTTTCCGTTACCTCAAGCTGAAGTCTGGTCGCCGGGAACCGGGTGACCTTCAACACGTCTGCCACTTTGTCTTCAAATTCGGGATCGCGAAATTGTGCCGGAGAGATGTTAACTGACAGTTTTAATTCACCGAAAGGCTCCAGATCCTGACAGGCCCGATGCAAAACAAACTGCCCCAGTTTGTAAATCAGACCGCTGGTCTCTGCAATGGTAATAAACGTATCCGGGCCAAGCTCCCCACCCGGGCGACGCGGCCAGCGCACCAGTGCTTCCACACTGCTCATTTTCTGGCTGCGCGCATCAATAATCGGCTGATACCAGACCTCAAACTCATCGCGCTCCAGTCCATTACGGATCTGATTTTCAATCGCCAGCTGGCGTTCCCGAACGCTGTTTAATTCCGCATCGTAGTGCGTGACACGCCCTTTTCCGGTAATTTTGGAGTGATACATAGCGATATCGGCACGGCGGAACAGCTCGGAAGTGGTGCATTCAATCAGCGTTCCGCTGGCAATGCCGATGCTGGCACCAATATGGATAGTACGCTCACCCAGGCGAATCGGTGTATTGAGGAAATCAAGCACTGACCCGGCAAATGCGGCCGCCAGCGCTTCTGCGCGGTCGCCGCCAATGGTCATGGCGAACTCATCGCCCCCCATTCGCGCCAGCATCCCACCAGACGGGATCCGCGCATTCAGCTCTTTTGCTATCTTAATGATGAGATCATCGCCGACGCTATGGCCATACACATCATTCACATCCTTAAAGCCGTCAAGATCGATAAACACGACGCTTTTCACGTCAATATCACCGCGCAAACTCACTTTATCCAGCGCTTCAATTAACGCACGGCGGTTCGGCAGATGGCTTAACCAGTCCGTTCTCGCCACCAGCCGCGCCTGGCTTTCCCCCCTGGCAAGTTTGTACAGACCCACACTACTTACCAGAATAAACAGCAGGATCAGCGCTGCCGCCAGCACCACAATGTGCGTAATATCGGATGATGCAGCACGGGCTGCCTGAGCACCGGGAAGGCGCGCCTGCCAGTTGAGATAGCCCAGAAGTTCCCCTGCCGAACTGTGCAGCGGCATACTCAGGTTATTGATTTTGTCAGCGGTATAGTTGAGGTTATCAATCTGAAACGTTTCGCCCAGATCGGATAATATCTTGTCGTTCAGATGGCGGGTAATCACCAGATAACGCCGGGTATCTCCGTTAACCTGTAATCTTCCGATCATCGGCCGGACCAGACCAATCCCCACGAAAGCAACACCGTTTCGTGTTCGGGTGATCCCGGCATAGATATTCTTGTCGCTGGATAAGGCTCGTCGGTGTTGGTCAATCAGCGCCTTCAGGCCATTGCCGAAAAAGTCGAGATTCGTTTCATTAAAGGGTTGGCTCTGGAACGAGCCCCAAATCACGTTAAATTTTTCATCCAGCACAAACGTGCCGTCATAGAGATTATTGATTTTAAAAC belongs to Enterobacter cloacae and includes:
- a CDS encoding carboxypeptidase Taq produces the protein MKNNNYQQLTRTYQRLSRFSHLSSIASWDMFTMMPPGGSAARSEALAEMSVLQHQILTDKKMGEWLAAAASEDLNDIEQANLREMTRHYQQATLLPESLVEAKSLAGSKCEHAWRTQRPANDWHGFSANLKEVVKLSREEARLRAEAKSCSPYDALLDIFEPDMTSARLDVLFGDMKSWLPDLLANAVEKQSQQSFVPPQGPFPTATQRELGLEAMKMLGFDFNGGRLDVSAHPFCGGVPEDVRITTRYDEEELLSALFGVVHETGHARYEQNLPRAWAGQPVALARSTAIHESQSLFFEMQLGRSNAFLKHLLPAVQARFGSQAAFSEENFIAWNQRVKPGYIRVDADEVSYPAHVVLRYEIERALINGDIEVDDIPALWDEKMQAWLGLSTKDNYRNGCMQDIHWTDGGFGYFPSYTLGAMYAAQLFHAAKTALPDLQASIADGDFSALFDWLRQNIWQHGSRFTTSQLITLATGEDLNIRYFREHLTSRYL
- a CDS encoding serine protease, which gives rise to MRKSVVLLLGTFGLFSGLLHADDGGDDTISAKELKTLFFGHDDRTRVANPAQAPWDAIGQLETASGNLCTATLITPQLALTAGHCLLTPPNGKPDKAVALRFVSQKGTWRYEIHGIEGRVDPSLGKRLKPDGDGWIVPPAAASWDFGLVVLRYPPSGITPLPLFDGDKAALTAALKAADRKVTQSGYPVDHLDALYTHTDCIVTGWAQNSVLSHQCDTLPGDSGSPLMLKTENGWQLIGVQSSAPAAKDRYRADNRALSVTGFRDKLDALAQQ
- a CDS encoding bifunctional diguanylate cyclase/phosphodiesterase; the protein is MYRTLSWHNIPTAKTLFIMIFMAGIGLIISIVALLYLSLHLISSKTNEIDEHRSALSVQGAIETSVTRVSSLVIDNAVWDDAVREVYSPRLDTQWLYNTWGAGFKINNLYDGTFVLDEKFNVIWGSFQSQPFNETNLDFFGNGLKALIDQHRRALSSDKNIYAGITRTRNGVAFVGIGLVRPMIGRLQVNGDTRRYLVITRHLNDKILSDLGETFQIDNLNYTADKINNLSMPLHSSAGELLGYLNWQARLPGAQAARAASSDITHIVVLAAALILLFILVSSVGLYKLARGESQARLVARTDWLSHLPNRRALIEALDKVSLRGDIDVKSVVFIDLDGFKDVNDVYGHSVGDDLIIKIAKELNARIPSGGMLARMGGDEFAMTIGGDRAEALAAAFAGSVLDFLNTPIRLGERTIHIGASIGIASGTLIECTTSELFRRADIAMYHSKITGKGRVTHYDAELNSVRERQLAIENQIRNGLERDEFEVWYQPIIDARSQKMSSVEALVRWPRRPGGELGPDTFITIAETSGLIYKLGQFVLHRACQDLEPFGELKLSVNISPAQFRDPEFEDKVADVLKVTRFPATRLQLEVTETYVLENPERARTAITNLRALGTAVALDDFGTGYSSIGYLRRFNFDTIKIDKSLAGLVDNDEQAAALVSGTVRIANALGMAVVAEGVENEKQMKLLRLAGCDQLQGFWFSQPMPIEAIMALRQVRQC
- a CDS encoding MFS transporter, producing MSRTTTIDIAPASDVDDLPAASQPVQFIKRGTPQFMRVTLALFSAGLATFALLYCVQPILPVLSHEFGVSPASSSVSLSISTGMLAIGLLFTGPLSDAIGRKPVMVTALMLASVCTLLSTMMTSWHGILMMRALIGLSLSGVAAVGMTYLSEEIHPSFVAFSMGLYISGNSIGGMSGRLLSGVFTDLFSWRIALAVIGCFALASALMFWKILPESRHFRPTSLRPKTLFINFRLHWRDKGLPRLFLTGFLLMGSFVTLFNYIGYRLMLSPWHLSQAVVGLLSVAYLTGTWSSPKAGAMTARFGRGPVMLVSTAVMLLGLLMTLFSSLWLIFAGMLLFSAGFFASHSVASSWIGPRARRAKGQASSLYLFSYYLGSSIAGTLGGVFWHNYGWNGVGGFIALMLCAALLVGASLHKRLH